A region of Kribbella sp. NBC_01245 DNA encodes the following proteins:
- a CDS encoding FKBP-type peptidyl-prolyl cis-trans isomerase, whose amino-acid sequence MLVRKLLSLVAAVALGSSLVACGSEDKAGDGGDFGKSGIKVTESFGKKPTITHKEGEPDKALVTEVLAEGKGAEVKKGELLVANYIGQIWRDGKVFDNSYDRGAPAAFPIGVGKVVTGWDEALVGKKIGSRVLLSIPPDKGYKEAGNKDAGITGTDTLIFVVDIVGAFDTSKKSVGGAAQTIPAGNPAVTGAVTAEPKVTVPKGYKAPKTTGKPILVVKGTGAPVEKNSMVRMHYAIFDYTGKKQFSTYVPSQQSPVAEAVAQPVAPTGAAAGQAGPLAALVGVPVGSRVLMHLPAQQGQAAFVVLDVIDSLPITVA is encoded by the coding sequence GTGCTCGTGCGCAAGCTGTTGAGTCTGGTCGCAGCCGTGGCCCTGGGTTCGTCCCTGGTCGCCTGTGGCTCGGAAGACAAAGCCGGAGACGGCGGTGACTTCGGCAAGAGCGGTATCAAGGTCACCGAATCGTTCGGCAAGAAGCCGACCATCACCCACAAAGAGGGTGAGCCGGACAAGGCTCTGGTGACCGAGGTCCTCGCCGAGGGCAAGGGCGCCGAGGTGAAGAAGGGCGAGCTGCTGGTCGCCAACTACATCGGCCAGATCTGGCGCGACGGCAAGGTCTTCGACAACTCCTACGACCGTGGCGCGCCCGCGGCGTTCCCGATCGGCGTCGGCAAGGTCGTCACCGGTTGGGACGAGGCTCTCGTCGGCAAGAAGATCGGCAGCCGCGTGCTGCTCTCGATCCCGCCGGACAAGGGCTACAAGGAGGCCGGCAACAAGGACGCCGGCATCACCGGTACCGACACGCTGATCTTCGTCGTCGACATCGTCGGCGCCTTCGACACCAGCAAGAAGTCCGTGGGTGGCGCGGCGCAGACGATCCCCGCGGGCAACCCGGCCGTCACCGGTGCCGTCACCGCCGAGCCGAAGGTCACCGTCCCGAAGGGCTACAAGGCCCCGAAGACCACCGGTAAGCCGATCCTCGTGGTCAAGGGCACCGGCGCGCCCGTCGAGAAGAACTCGATGGTGCGGATGCACTACGCGATCTTCGACTACACCGGTAAGAAGCAGTTCAGCACCTATGTGCCGAGCCAGCAGTCGCCGGTCGCCGAGGCGGTCGCACAGCCGGTCGCCCCGACCGGTGCAGCCGCCGGCCAGGCCGGACCGCTCGCCGCGCTCGTCGGCGTACCGGTCGGAAGCCGCGTCCTGATGCACCTGCCGGCGCAGCAGGGCCAGGCCGCGTTCGTGGTGCTCGACGTGATCGACAGTCTGCCGATCACCGTCGCCTGA
- a CDS encoding DUF3866 family protein, translating into MRWRAGFVTELGRSWTGAQELVVSVGDTAVKALAYPDLVGLPLIGDRVLLNVGALDRGLGTGGYALVVAIPDRLPADPPESGHLVKARYTPLQSMVLGADEQDSPDHEVLRDADDLAGTPVVVADLHSALPAVLAGVYDARPGTRVVYVMTDGGALPMAFSRTVPALRDAGWLAGTVTVGQAYGGDREAVTVHTGLLTAVRVLGAELVVITQGPGNLGTGTRWGFSGVQSGEAINAIGTLGGRAVASLRISEADPRPRHRGISHHSLTAYGRVALQPADVVVPDLPGEFGDLVRDAAEPLHARHRVVRASVDGLYDVLAAAPVKLSTMGRDLDGDRAYFEAAAAAGRHAAALVDLPKA; encoded by the coding sequence ATGCGTTGGCGTGCAGGTTTCGTGACCGAACTCGGGCGTAGTTGGACCGGAGCGCAGGAGTTGGTGGTCTCGGTCGGCGACACCGCCGTGAAGGCCCTGGCCTATCCGGACCTGGTCGGCCTGCCGCTGATCGGCGATCGCGTCCTGCTGAACGTCGGCGCCCTCGATCGAGGTCTCGGTACGGGCGGATACGCCTTGGTGGTGGCGATTCCGGACCGCTTGCCGGCCGATCCGCCGGAGAGCGGGCACCTGGTCAAAGCGCGGTACACGCCCTTGCAGTCGATGGTGCTCGGCGCCGACGAGCAGGATTCGCCGGACCACGAGGTGCTTCGCGACGCGGACGACCTCGCGGGCACGCCTGTCGTCGTGGCAGACCTGCACTCGGCACTGCCCGCCGTACTCGCCGGGGTGTACGACGCTCGCCCCGGGACGAGGGTGGTCTACGTGATGACCGACGGCGGGGCATTGCCGATGGCCTTCTCCCGTACGGTTCCGGCTCTACGCGACGCGGGGTGGCTCGCTGGCACGGTTACGGTCGGGCAGGCGTACGGCGGCGACAGGGAGGCCGTGACGGTCCACACGGGCCTACTGACGGCAGTGCGCGTACTAGGGGCCGAACTGGTCGTGATCACGCAAGGCCCAGGCAACCTCGGTACTGGTACTCGCTGGGGTTTCTCCGGCGTCCAGTCGGGTGAAGCCATCAACGCGATCGGAACGCTCGGCGGCCGCGCAGTCGCGTCACTACGCATCTCTGAGGCCGATCCCCGACCACGCCACCGCGGCATCTCTCACCACAGCCTGACCGCTTACGGCCGCGTGGCGCTTCAACCCGCTGACGTCGTCGTACCGGATCTCCCGGGCGAATTCGGCGACCTGGTCCGCGATGCGGCCGAACCCCTGCACGCCCGCCACCGAGTCGTCCGAGCCTCCGTAGACGGCCTGTACGACGTACTGGCTGCTGCGCCGGTCAAGCTCTCGACAATGGGCAGGGACCTCGACGGCGACCGCGCGTACTTCGAAGCCGCCGCAGCCGCCGGCCGCCACGCTGCCGCACTAGTAGATCTACCCAAGGCCTGA
- a CDS encoding TetR/AcrR family transcriptional regulator, protein MAGRLSRTQAQLQTRGRVLAAAREEFAEHGFRAARVDLIADRAGLTRGAVYSNFPGKRALYFSVLAEAADRPVEAPPGRRTATEALREFARIWVTGLPLELDPRGDARISQDLLPEIIGDETLRQTFGQLMKLDAILLGLALESLRPGRRLVRVAESALTSLYGASQLVAAAPGFVEPFNVVNACERLLQLDFDDWWPPSQSIVPVEPVDEEWAPPPSVDLVTGQPARLDRDGVVTVLGLERLEAAEDAVRAGAATTLVIPVDASDERAPLTRLVIAEVSTCLREAFPASAWPALQVVLDPSCLGIAAAGDRVEVAVRIRGGRVVARAAGRGAGHVVASADIKVTL, encoded by the coding sequence GTGGCAGGTCGTCTCAGCAGAACCCAAGCGCAGCTACAGACCCGAGGTCGGGTTCTCGCTGCCGCGCGCGAGGAATTCGCCGAACACGGGTTCCGGGCCGCCCGGGTGGACTTGATCGCGGACCGCGCCGGGTTGACCCGCGGCGCCGTCTACTCGAACTTCCCGGGCAAACGCGCGCTCTACTTCAGCGTGCTGGCCGAGGCCGCCGACCGCCCGGTGGAGGCACCACCTGGACGTCGTACGGCGACTGAGGCGTTGCGGGAGTTCGCGCGGATCTGGGTGACCGGGCTGCCGCTCGAGCTCGATCCCCGCGGTGATGCGCGGATCAGCCAGGACCTGCTGCCGGAGATCATCGGCGACGAGACACTCCGGCAGACCTTCGGCCAGCTGATGAAACTCGACGCCATCCTGCTCGGCCTCGCGCTCGAAAGCCTGCGTCCGGGCCGTCGGCTGGTTCGGGTGGCGGAGTCCGCCCTGACCAGCCTGTACGGCGCGAGCCAACTCGTGGCGGCAGCCCCGGGATTCGTCGAGCCCTTCAACGTGGTGAACGCCTGCGAGCGGTTGCTGCAGTTGGACTTCGACGACTGGTGGCCGCCTTCGCAAAGCATCGTGCCGGTCGAACCGGTCGACGAGGAATGGGCTCCCCCGCCCTCGGTCGACCTGGTCACCGGTCAGCCCGCGCGCCTCGACCGCGATGGCGTCGTCACGGTGCTCGGCCTCGAACGGCTCGAGGCCGCCGAGGACGCCGTACGGGCTGGAGCTGCGACGACTCTCGTGATCCCGGTCGACGCGTCTGACGAGCGGGCGCCGTTGACGCGATTGGTCATCGCCGAGGTGAGCACGTGTTTGCGCGAGGCCTTTCCGGCGTCGGCTTGGCCCGCACTCCAGGTCGTACTCGATCCGTCCTGCCTCGGGATTGCGGCGGCCGGGGATCGGGTCGAGGTGGCGGTGCGGATTCGGGGTGGGCGGGTTGTCGCGCGGGCCGCTGGGCGTGGTGCCGGGCATGTGGTGGCGAGTGCGGACATTAAAGTCACCCTGTGA
- the clpX gene encoding ATP-dependent Clp protease ATP-binding subunit ClpX produces MADRDLLRCSFCGKSQKQVRKLIAGPAGVYICDECVDVCNELIEEELFESAAPGLEELPRPVEICAFLDQYVIGQDRAKKTLAVAVYNHYKRIQASAKRGVDQIELAKSNILLIGPTGCGKTHLAQTLARMLKVPFAIADATALTEAGYVGEDVENILLKLIQAADFDIAKAETGIIYLDEVDKVARKSENPSITRDVSGEGVQQALLKIIEGTVASVPPQGGRKHPNQEFLQLDTSNILFIVGGAFAGLDRIIDQRVNQGGIGFGARIQTTRDLDDVFGEVTPEDLLKFGLIPEFVGRLPMVTSVRSLDRDALVRILTEPRNALIRQYRRLFELDGVELEFTGEAIEAVADQAILRRTGARGLRAILEEVLMAVMYDIPGRDDVERVVITAEVVAEHALPTLVPRPAPERHDKSA; encoded by the coding sequence GTGGCCGACCGGGATCTGCTCAGGTGTTCCTTCTGTGGCAAATCACAAAAGCAGGTCCGCAAGCTGATCGCAGGTCCGGCCGGCGTGTACATCTGCGACGAGTGCGTCGACGTCTGCAACGAGCTGATCGAGGAGGAGCTGTTCGAGTCGGCGGCACCCGGCCTCGAGGAGCTGCCCCGGCCGGTGGAGATCTGTGCCTTCCTCGATCAGTACGTGATCGGCCAGGATCGGGCGAAGAAGACGTTGGCCGTCGCGGTCTACAACCACTACAAGCGGATCCAGGCATCGGCCAAGCGCGGCGTCGACCAGATCGAGCTGGCCAAGTCCAACATCCTGCTGATCGGCCCGACCGGCTGCGGTAAGACCCATCTCGCCCAGACGCTGGCCCGGATGCTCAAGGTGCCCTTCGCGATCGCGGACGCCACCGCGCTGACCGAGGCCGGGTATGTCGGCGAGGACGTCGAGAACATCCTGCTCAAGCTGATCCAGGCCGCCGACTTCGACATCGCGAAGGCCGAGACCGGCATCATCTACCTCGACGAGGTGGACAAGGTCGCCCGCAAGAGCGAGAACCCGTCCATCACCCGGGACGTGTCCGGCGAAGGCGTCCAGCAGGCCCTGCTGAAGATCATCGAGGGCACGGTCGCGAGCGTGCCGCCGCAGGGTGGCCGCAAACACCCGAACCAGGAGTTCCTCCAGCTCGACACCTCGAACATCCTCTTCATCGTCGGTGGTGCCTTCGCCGGCCTCGACCGCATCATCGACCAGCGGGTCAACCAGGGCGGCATCGGCTTCGGTGCCCGGATCCAGACCACCCGGGATCTCGACGACGTATTCGGCGAGGTCACGCCGGAGGACTTGCTCAAGTTCGGCCTGATTCCCGAGTTCGTCGGCCGGCTGCCGATGGTGACGAGTGTGCGCAGTCTCGACCGCGACGCGCTGGTGCGGATCCTGACCGAGCCGCGCAACGCCCTGATCCGGCAGTACCGCCGCCTCTTCGAATTGGACGGCGTCGAGCTCGAGTTCACCGGCGAGGCGATCGAGGCCGTCGCCGACCAGGCCATCCTGCGCCGGACCGGTGCCCGTGGCCTGCGCGCCATCCTCGAGGAGGTGCTGATGGCGGTGATGTACGACATCCCGGGCCGCGATGACGTCGAGCGCGTGGTCATCACCGCCGAGGTCGTCGCCGAACACGCCCTGCCCACGCTCGTTCCCCGCCCGGCTCCGGAGCGTCACGACAAGTCCGCCTGA